The following coding sequences lie in one Cydia fagiglandana chromosome 27, ilCydFagi1.1, whole genome shotgun sequence genomic window:
- the LOC134678041 gene encoding NADH-ubiquinone oxidoreductase 49 kDa subunit, protein MAQIMNVLLRKSANLGPAKALLNAAPALLNANQNRAAHRWFPDAEYVKQFEGAVMYPDEVTSLLKHPPYSGIVAPAEKQVRNMVLNFGPQHPAAHGVLRLVLELDGETVRAADPHIGLLHRGTEKLIEYKTYTQALPYFDRLDYVSMMCNEQCYSLAVEKLLNIDIPIRAKYIRTLFAEITRILNHIMAVGTHALDVGALTPFFWLFEEREKMMEFYERASGARMHAAYIRPGGVALDMPLGLMDDIYEFASKFAERIDEVEDVLTTNRIWVQRTKDIGIVSAQDALNYGFSGVMLRGSGIKWDLRKSQPYDAYHLVDFDVPLGTNGDCYDRYLCRVEEMRQSLRIIDQCLNQMPPGEIKTDDAKLTPPSREEMKTSMEALIHHFKLFTQGYQVPPGATYTAIEAPKGEFGVYLVSDGGSKPYRCKIKAPGFAHLAALEKVGRNSMLADIVAIIGTLDVVFGEIDR, encoded by the exons ATGGCTCAAATAATGAATGTTTTGTTGCGAAAATCAGCAAATTTAGGGCCAGCCAAGGCTCTGTTGAATGCCGCGCCGGCCCTTCTTAATGCAAA CCAAAACCGTGCAGCGCACAGATGGTTTCCGGATGCGGAATATGTGAAGCAGTTCGAAGGAGCTGTCATGTACCCCGATGAGGTCACCTCGTTACTAAAGCACCCGCCCTACTCAG GTATTGTGGCGCCGGCGGAGAAGCAGGTCCGCAACATGGTGCTCAACTTCGGCCCGCAGCACCCCGCCGCCCACGGCGTGCTGCGACTCGTACTTGAACTCGACGGCGAG ACCGTCCGCGCCGCCGACCCCCACATAGGGCTCCTCCACCGCGGCACGGAGAAGCTCATCGAATACAAGACGTACACGCAGGCGCTGCCCTACTTCGACCGTCTCGACTACGTGTCCATGATGTGCAACGAGCAATGCTACTCGCTGGCCGTCGAGAAACTTCTCAACATCGATATACCCATCCGCGCCAAGTATATACGCA CGCTCTTCGCCGAGATTACTCGTATCCTGAACCACATAATGGCGGTGGGCACGCACGCGCTGGACGTCGGCGCACTCACCCCCTTCTTCTGGCTGTTCGAGGAGAGAGAGAAGATGATGGAGTTCTACGAGAGAGCGAGCGGGGCGAGAATGCACGCGGCTTACATCAGGCCTGGCGGGGTTGCTTTG GACATGCCGCTCGGTCTTATGGACGATATCTACGAGTTCGCGAGCAAGTTCGCCGAGCGGATCGACGAGGTTGAAGACGTGCTCACCACCAACAGGATCTGGGTGCAGCGCACCAAGGACATTGGCATCGTGAGCGCTCAGGACGCGCTCAACTATGGATTCAG CGGTGTAATGCTCCGTGGGTCCGGTATCAAATGGGATCTGCGCAAGTCTCAGCCTTACGACGCGTACCACCTTGTTGACTTCGATGTACCACTGGGAACCAACGGCGACTGCTACGATCG TTACCTGTGCCGAGTGGAGGAGATGCGCCAGTCCCTGCGCATTATCGACCAGTGCCTGAACCAGATGCCGCCCGGCGAGATCAAAACGGACGACGCCAAACTTACGCCCCCCTCTAGAGAGGAGATGAAG ACGTCCATGGAAGCCCTGATCCACCACTTCAAGCTGTTCACGCAGGGCTACCAGGTGCCGCCCGGCGCCACCTACACCGCCATCGAGGCCCCCAAGGGCGAGTTCGGCGTCTACCTCGTGTCCGACGGCGGCTCCAAGCCTTACAG
- the LOC134678040 gene encoding codanin-1: MPDAIIDSILTGKLGSQLVVRWLNNESLEDVPEDCVLLCNSRSEFVACFLSYLRIQTDSILQTNNSALQIRQRTPDKVLSTRRKHRRSISDPTSDDRTDSLSVKPDRRSHESPSKDRKRGKKVKTKLFHEDRKEASVSSDESRLSLGMERMVVSSTPMKNGLRLSESPVTTASPVTPQRFTYDRCDTPRLTHRKDKSVSLGDFITSAQKTKKRKSRNASEENESKVDLDISNTEVFPEISRKASSLRSEKRRIKPTNLDGSMSQKSFSLNSFNSECFQQPSPLALEENNVFKNQKLQPKELANSFEAERNILKLERQKLMEKFNLNASTTTVPVTPQIKIIKKDCIEQTLNYVNAESSKVVFKEKIDLLIELYDVLLKNNLILSINSEIYFMISILLSKQVEEDYLEIETKLTEKNLTNYLLQSIHNCTYFAIKSLWNLRSILEVILDKNSLKILGENKKVRSYSADLAKFLLNCYGLKCEAESQEKPRAVDKRTSNGIVCFNLETDNAENFPSLLSFQNFKKQRDMFYEILRWYTESSATGVPRSTLRARVKTLVGAGHSPANHHHLAALLVAHMLAECLHTEQESKLSKLQRRLTCPAGDSRLPHFTEKETFYKDVLVNAGSESFRAHVRDALASELIALDSTPLQNANSSDISREFLHLQRKLGLLAKFLGFLASLPYITLPADCKSVSQAAPGEPRERVLQASLKARSYSQPALDLQGLLEAAVAAGRSTLTVPWLAHYMSTLDPASCRLPYYRRLLATVLFIYFLFFTYFIQFVPGWLFDLPHLPPVAYDPSPADPTPTPADSVDSLDLITDSMLFELCPYLREVNVLLATCKVDRKETYRHITPVSLTVNSEDRVRTKEKELQMRLEEELIKSQPSSTRRVLELTIERVTAACVRDLTASVNAARATARDGARKAVAERGEDLQALLKTLQAIYTAHLTQLRESAQNIDTLSRVSGALTSLLPHAPKALHYAAARASKAAVLRWARDHWTSTAVLCKDIEAEMHNLITLGDAVKPEQKSEPKPSEALENFTTAVSVASAIIHLKEQVCLLLDYEEPAGLSAALATCARACAPSNVLARGARAILQLSVDACVVYVSRKPKDVNEAFLNQLHSIWNVCCPDRKKNEPQELDLPERRDLSPELRNFEDDRAPTPITSDEEDAPIKANRNVKNLIIAPNSNNISIKIPSPTLSPISPMSLKSPLSPNLKSPTSPKLKSPNSLKSPKSPNVRSPRALSPKPKANSSVKSINSSILSVVDTESTEMLEFFDRILCPRNIVLLNTSKCKSAEVWEALATVLVFLLKFDYLSEDSLTEQCLAVYRQDWPQSVLESLSTCMKSVSSRWTRSSGKFTLFLDFLAEYCGDLELEPIE, encoded by the exons ATGCCCGACGCAATCATAGATAGCATACTCACCGGAAAATTGGGTTCTCAGCTGGTGGTTCGGTGGTTAAACAATGAATCACTTGAG GATGTGCCTGAGGACTGTGTGTTACTGTGCAACAGTAGAAGCGAATTCGTGGCTTGTTTTCTTTCTTATTTACGGATTCAAACTGACAG CATATTGCAGACGAATAACAGTGCCTTGCAAATACGTCAGCGGACGCCAGATAAGGTGCTCAGTACAAGACGAAAGCATCGCAGGTCGATAAGCGACCCTACGAGTGATGATAGGACAGATTCACTGAGTGTCAAACCAGATCGGCGAAGCCATGAATCTCCAAGTAAAGATCGTAAACGAGGCAAGAAAGTCAAGACTAAACTGTTTCATGAAGATCGCAAGGAAGCATCAGTGTCTTCAGATGAATCCAGGTTGAGTTTAGGCATGGAACGAATGGTTGTGTCGAGTACACCTATGAAGAACGGTTTAAGGCTGTCCGAGTCTCCTGTGACCACTGCCAGCCCGGTAACCCCGCAGCGGTTCACTTATGACCGTTGTGATACTCCACGTTTAACCCATAGGAAGGATAAGTCTGTAAGCTTAGGAGATTTTATTACGTCCGCTCAAAAAACTAAGAAACGTAAAAGCAGAAATGCATCTGAAGAGAACGAGAGTAAAGTAGACTTAGATATCAGTAACACTGAAGTGTTTCCTGAGATTTCTAGAAAAGCCAGTTCGCTACGATCTGAGAAACGGAGGATAAAACCTACAAATCTAGATGGTTCTATGTCTCAAAAAAGCTTTTCattgaacagttttaattccgAGTGCTTTCAGCAGCCTTCTCCGCTAGCGTTGGAAGAAAAcaatgtatttaaaaatcagAAGTTACAACCGAAGGAATTAGCAAATTCATTTGAAGCGGAACGCAATATACTGAAGCTGGAGAGACAAAAGTTGATggagaaatttaatttaaacgcATCAACTACGACTGTCCCTGTCAcaccacaaataaaaataataaaaaaagactGTATCGAACAAACACTGAATTACGTCAACGCTGAATCATCCAAGGTTGTTTTTAAGGAGAAAATCGACTTATTGATCGAATTATATGATGTtctattaaaaaataacttaatcTTAAGTATTAATTCGGAAATCTATTTCATGATATCAATTTTACTGTCAAAACAAGTTGAGGAAGATTATTTGGAGATTGAAACAAAATTAACCGAGAAAAATCTAACCAATTATTTGCTGCAATCTATACATAATTGCACGTATTTCGCAATAAAATCCCTCTGGAACTTACGGTCAATACTTGAAGTGATTCTTGACAAGAATTCATTGAAAATACTTGGTGAAAACAAGAAGGTTCGGAGTTATTCCGCAGACTTGGCCAAGTTTCTACTGAACTGTTACGGGTTGAAGTGTGAAGCGGAGAGTCAGGAGAAGCCACGTGCCGTAGACAAGAGAACATCAAATGGGATTGTGTGTTTTAATTTAGAGACGGATAATGCAGAGAACTTTCCTTCTTTACTCAGCTTTCAGAATTTTAAGAAGCAAAGGGATATGTTCTATGAGATATTGag ATGGTACACAGAGAGCTCGGCGACCGGCGTCCCGCGCTCCACACTCCGCGCGCGCGTCAAGACGTTGGTCGGAGCCGGCCATTCTCCGGCCAACCACCACCATCTGGCCGCGCTGCTGGTCGCACACATGCTGGCGGAGTGTCTCCACACTGAACAG GAGTCAAAGCTGAGCAAGCTGCAGCGCCGGCTGACCTGCCCCGCCGGCGACTCCCGGCTACCACACTTCACGGAGAAGGAGACCTTCTACAA GGACGTTCTCGTGAACGCGGGCAGCGAGTCGTTTCGCGCTCACGTCAGAGACGCGCTCGCCTCCGAGCTGATCGCTCTGGACAGTACGCCCTTACAGAATG CCAACAGCAGCGACATAAGCCGCGAGTTCCTCCATCTCCAGCGCAAGCTAGGCCTCCTGGCCAAGTTCCTGGGCTTCCTGGCCTCGCTGCCATACATCACGCTGCCGGCGGACTGCAAGTCTGTCAGCCAGGCTGCGCCGGGCGAGCCGAGGGAACGGGTGCTGCAGGCCAGCTTGAAGGCTAGGAGCTAT aGCCAACCAGCGCTCGACCTGCAGGGCCTCCTCGAGGCCGCCGTGGCCGCCGGGCGGAGCACCCTCACCGTGCCCTGGCTCGCGCACTACATGTCCACGCTGGACCCCGCGAGCTGCCGCCTGCCGTACTACCGGCGGCTGCTCGCCACCGTG ttatttatttattttttattttttacttatttcatacaatttgttCCAGGCTGGCTCTTCGACCTGCCGCACCTCCCCCCTGTCGCCTACGACCCATCCCCCGCGGACCCCACCCCCACCCCCGCGGACAGCGTCGACAGCCTCGACCTCATAACGGACTCGATGCTGTTCGAGCTCTGTCCCTACCTCCGCGAGGTCAACGTCCTGCTGGCCACGTGTAAGGTCGACAGAAAGGAGACCTACCGCCACATCACGCCGGTCAGCTTGACTGTGAACAGCGAGGATCGTGTGCGGACCAAGGAAAAGGAACTGCag ATGCGTCTAGAAGAAGAACTCATCAAATCCCAACCGTCGTCGACCCGACGAGTCCTCGAACTGACCATAGAGCGTGTCACAGCGGCCTGCGTTCGAGACTTGACAGCTTCTGTCAACGCGGCGAGGGCTACGGCGCGGGACGGGGCCAGGAAGGCTGTGGCGGAGCGGGGAGAAGATCTG CAAGCTCTCCTCAAAACCCTACAAGCCATCTACACCGCCCACCTCACCCAACTGCGAGAATCAGCTCAAAACATTGACACATTATCGCGAGTCAGCGGCGCCCTAACGTCTTTACTACCACATGCGCCTAAAGCTTTACATTACGCGGCCGCTAGGGCAAGCAAGGCGGCCGTGCTGCGCTGGGCGAGGGACCATTGGACTAGCACGG CCGTCTTGTGCAAAGACATAGAAGCGGAGATGCACAACCTCATCACCCTCGGCGACGCAGTCAAGCCGGAGCAGAAATCGGAACCCAAGCCGAGCGAGGCACTCGAGAATTTCACCACGGCCGTCAGTGTGGCGTCCGCTATTATTCATCTTAAG GAGCAAGTGTGCCTCCTCTTGGACTACGAGGAGCCTGCGGGCTTGAGCGCGGCGCTCGCGACGTGCGCGCGAGCATGCGCGCCGAGCAACGTGCTCGCGCGCGGCGCCCGAGCCATACTGCAGCTCAGTGTGGACGCCTGCGTCGTCTATG TGAGCCGCAAACCGAAGGACGTGAACGAAGCGTTCCTGAACCAGCTGCACTCGATCTGGAACGTGTGCTGCCCCGACAGGAAGAAGAACGAACCACAGGAACTAGACCTGCCTGAGAGACGCGACCTGTCTCCAGAACTAAG GAACTTTGAAGACGACCGCGCCCCGACACCCATCACAAGCGACGAAGAGGACGCACCCATTAAAGCCAATCGCAACGTCAAGAACCTCATAATTGCCCCAAACTCCAACAACATAAGCATCAAAATCCCCAGCCCGACTCTCAGCCCGATCAGTCCCATGAGTCTCAAGAGTCCGCTAAGCCCAAACTTGAAAAGTCCAACTAGCCCGAAATTAAAAAGTCCAAATTCTTTAAAAAGTCCTAAAAGTCCAAACGTCCGGAGTCCAAGAGCTTTAAGTCCGAAGCCAAAAGCAAATTCGAGTGTGAAATCAATAAATAGCTCAATTTTAAGCGTAGTCGATACTGAGAGTACAGAAATGTTGGAATTTTTTGATAGAATATTATGTCCGAGGAACATAGTGCTGTTAAATACGTCCAAGTGTAAGAGCGCTGAGGTTTGGGAAGCGCTGGCGACTGTGCTGGTGTTTTTGCTGAAGTTTGACTATCTCAGCGAAGATTCGCTGACGGAGCAATGCTTGGCTGTTTACAGGCAGGATTGGCCCCAg aGCGTCCTGGAGAGCCTATCAACGTGTATGAAGTCAGTATCGTCTCGTTGGACGCGCTCCAGCGGAAAATTCACTCTATTTCTGGACTTCTTGGCAGAATACTGCGGGGATTTAGAATTGGAACCCATCGAGTGA